In Clostridiaceae bacterium, a single window of DNA contains:
- a CDS encoding IreB family regulatory phosphoprotein, with protein MLDNETMMFKVEKDKAVEARQILMTIYQALKEKGYNPINQIVGYILSGDPTYITNHKNARSIVRRLERDELLEEILRFYLEGRKD; from the coding sequence ATGTTAGATAATGAAACCATGATGTTTAAAGTGGAAAAGGACAAGGCTGTTGAAGCACGTCAGATTTTAATGACTATTTATCAGGCATTGAAAGAAAAAGGCTATAATCCAATAAATCAGATAGTGGGGTATATTCTTTCAGGAGATCCTACCTATATTACTAATCATAAAAATGCCAGGAGTATTGTGAGGAGACTGGAGAGAGATGAGTTATTAGAGGAGATTCTTCGGTTTTATCTTGAAGGAAGAAAAGATTAG
- a CDS encoding 4Fe-4S binding protein has translation MKYVSLGNTGIIVSRLCFGGLIIGPLQANQDVRQGAEVIAAALESGVNFIDTAELYGTYPHIREAIKKTKKLPVISSKSYAYTQEGARESLEKARQALDIDVIDIFMLHEQESRLTLKGHREALEYYISAKAKGLVKAVGVSTHNVEVVEACADMPEIDVIHPIINKKGLGIGDGTIDEMLSAVKKAYDAGKGIYSMKPLGGGNLLNDYEESLNFVLNLPFVHSIALGMQSVEEVIMNIAFFNGEPVPEEIANFLKKKKRKLHIDYWCEGCGRCVQRCNLGALKVEEGKAVVNKEKCVLCGYCSSVCPQFAIKIF, from the coding sequence ATGAAATATGTAAGTTTGGGAAACACCGGTATTATAGTATCCCGGTTATGTTTTGGAGGTTTGATAATTGGCCCTCTTCAGGCAAATCAGGATGTCCGGCAGGGTGCAGAAGTCATAGCAGCGGCTCTTGAGTCTGGAGTCAATTTCATAGATACCGCAGAACTTTATGGTACTTATCCGCATATTAGAGAAGCAATCAAGAAAACGAAAAAATTACCCGTTATATCAAGTAAATCTTATGCTTACACACAAGAAGGGGCAAGAGAAAGCTTAGAAAAAGCCAGACAAGCCCTTGATATTGATGTTATTGATATTTTTATGCTTCATGAGCAGGAAAGCCGCTTAACCCTGAAAGGTCACCGAGAGGCTCTTGAGTACTATATATCTGCAAAGGCAAAGGGATTGGTAAAAGCTGTAGGAGTATCAACACATAATGTAGAAGTAGTTGAAGCCTGTGCAGATATGCCTGAAATTGATGTAATTCATCCAATAATAAATAAAAAGGGATTAGGGATTGGGGACGGAACAATAGATGAAATGCTGTCAGCCGTAAAAAAGGCATATGATGCCGGAAAGGGCATATACAGCATGAAGCCTTTAGGGGGCGGAAATCTGCTTAATGATTATGAAGAAAGTCTAAACTTTGTTCTCAATCTGCCATTTGTTCATTCAATTGCCTTAGGTATGCAGTCTGTAGAAGAAGTTATTATGAATATAGCTTTTTTTAATGGAGAACCTGTTCCAGAGGAAATTGCAAATTTTCTTAAGAAAAAAAAGAGAAAACTTCATATAGATTATTGGTGCGAAGGATGCGGGAGATGTGTCCAAAGATGTAATTTGGGCGCTCTTAAAGTTGAAGAAGGCAAGGCTGTGGTAAATAAGGAGAAATGTGTCCTGTGCGGTTACTGCAGCAGTGTGTGTCCTCAATTTGCCATAAAGATTTTTTGA
- the ruvX gene encoding Holliday junction resolvase RuvX: MRIMGIDYGDARIGVAVSDLLGWTAQGIETIQWKDSLNKPLERIKQLVDEYSIGKIVVGLPKNMDGSIGFRGEKTLEFIKMLESKVNVEIIKWDERLSTVAANKAMHEMEVKLSRKKKVVDQIAAAYILQGYLDSINNKII, translated from the coding sequence ATGAGAATAATGGGAATTGATTATGGAGATGCTAGAATAGGTGTGGCTGTTAGTGACCTGTTAGGCTGGACCGCTCAAGGGATTGAAACCATTCAATGGAAGGACTCTCTTAATAAGCCTCTGGAAAGAATAAAACAATTGGTTGATGAGTATTCCATAGGGAAAATAGTTGTCGGATTACCTAAAAATATGGATGGTTCAATAGGATTTAGAGGTGAGAAAACCCTTGAATTTATAAAGATGCTGGAAAGCAAGGTAAATGTAGAAATTATAAAATGGGATGAAAGATTAAGTACAGTTGCTGCTAACAAAGCCATGCATGAAATGGAAGTTAAGCTTTCGAGGAAAAAAAAGGTTGTTGATCAGATAGCTGCTGCCTATATATTACAAGGATATCTTGATAGTATAAATAATAAAATAATTTAA
- a CDS encoding DUF1292 domain-containing protein, which translates to MYDERDDVVVLVDENGQEIEFQHIDTIEMNGNEYVVLVPAEEVEADEEEVIILKVEQDEKGEDILVSVEDEEELDEVFEEFKMRMDNEYDFFDDDEYEEEEKEDEEEEE; encoded by the coding sequence ATGTATGATGAAAGAGATGATGTAGTAGTACTTGTAGACGAAAATGGCCAGGAAATTGAGTTTCAACATATTGACACAATAGAGATGAACGGAAATGAATATGTGGTATTAGTACCCGCCGAGGAAGTTGAAGCCGATGAGGAAGAAGTCATTATTCTTAAGGTTGAACAGGATGAAAAAGGTGAAGATATTCTTGTAAGTGTAGAAGATGAAGAAGAATTGGATGAGGTATTTGAAGAATTCAAGATGAGAATGGATAATGAATATGATTTCTTTGATGACGATGAATATGAAGAGGAAGAAAAAGAGGATGAAGAAGAGGAGGAATAA
- a CDS encoding DUF3048 domain-containing protein yields the protein MIKFKKSTNEKDRKIVIKKNGFQLTKNNKILLISGLLIAVIIIFAAIIIANNSGDSLQPVANTEDETDIVPEDNLNSDENGSDTADDSEDNKDINPKEEFILPKEGIRPYAVMIDNEGTRSLPQGGLYKAQLIYEIIVEGGETRLMPVFWDSSPELIGPVRSSRHYFLDYAMEHDAIYVHYGWSPMAQRDISAFKINNINGVGYGGEIFWELTKDPNNWQDSYTSMENIKKFTEKAKYRTSTEKKLLFEYNDTDKELENGERAEKITMRYSSGYTCGFEYDSETGLYNRLRKEKPHMERNTNEQLTAKNIIIQKVKNYPIPGDPEGRQEVVTVSKGSGWYITGGKAIEINWSKDSRNAQTKYTDKNGNPITLNPGQTWIQIVPIEGAVTIE from the coding sequence ATGATAAAGTTTAAGAAAAGCACAAATGAAAAAGATAGAAAAATTGTAATTAAAAAGAATGGTTTCCAGCTTACAAAAAATAATAAAATTCTGTTGATTTCCGGGCTGTTAATTGCCGTAATTATAATTTTTGCGGCAATTATAATTGCAAACAATAGTGGAGACAGCCTACAGCCGGTTGCAAATACCGAAGATGAAACAGATATAGTACCTGAAGATAATTTGAATAGTGATGAAAATGGATCTGATACAGCGGATGATTCAGAGGATAATAAGGACATTAATCCAAAGGAGGAATTTATCTTACCTAAAGAAGGTATAAGACCTTATGCGGTAATGATAGACAATGAGGGGACAAGATCTCTTCCTCAGGGAGGATTATATAAAGCCCAGTTAATTTATGAGATAATTGTGGAAGGCGGAGAAACAAGGCTAATGCCTGTGTTTTGGGATTCAAGTCCTGAGTTGATCGGGCCGGTAAGGAGTTCCAGACATTATTTTCTTGATTATGCTATGGAGCATGATGCCATATATGTTCATTACGGATGGAGCCCAATGGCTCAGAGAGACATATCAGCTTTTAAGATAAACAATATTAACGGAGTTGGTTATGGAGGAGAAATTTTCTGGGAATTAACCAAGGACCCGAATAATTGGCAGGATTCTTATACTTCAATGGAAAATATTAAAAAGTTCACAGAAAAAGCCAAATATAGGACAAGTACCGAAAAGAAGCTGCTTTTTGAGTATAATGATACGGATAAAGAACTGGAGAATGGTGAGAGAGCTGAAAAAATAACCATGAGATATTCATCAGGCTATACCTGCGGTTTTGAGTATGACAGCGAAACAGGATTATATAACAGGTTGAGAAAAGAAAAACCTCATATGGAAAGAAACACTAACGAACAGCTTACTGCAAAGAATATAATAATCCAGAAAGTAAAAAACTATCCTATTCCTGGCGATCCGGAAGGAAGACAGGAAGTAGTAACTGTTTCAAAGGGAAGCGGCTGGTATATAACAGGCGGTAAAGCAATAGAAATAAACTGGTCCAAAGATTCCCGAAATGCACAGACAAAATACACTGATAAAAACGGAAATCCAATCACTCTTAATCCCGGCCAGACCTGGATACAAATTGTTCCTATTGAAGGTGCAGTTACAATAGAATAG
- a CDS encoding FadR family transcriptional regulator translates to MSMSPIKIQSKSDQVVSQIIDMILEGKLKPGDRLPVEDALAKNFGVSRVTIREAFKNLSLMGLVDIRQGDGTFVKTISPDFYMRPLLPMMILNPQNMDQLYDARRAVECGAARSAALYRTSDDLNKLKYYQEQMQKYFHSFSKISKEQYTSADEGFHCALIEASHNFYFSKIFETIYSILITGIKKTSRTHVGRKASIVEHAKIIEAIEKQDADLAESCMSEHLINAKKFYFDELNNEIDNENNEENDVNE, encoded by the coding sequence TTGTCAATGTCACCAATAAAAATACAAAGTAAAAGTGATCAGGTTGTTTCCCAGATAATTGATATGATCCTGGAAGGCAAACTGAAACCAGGTGACCGTCTTCCCGTAGAAGATGCATTGGCTAAGAATTTTGGAGTTAGCAGAGTTACAATACGTGAAGCATTTAAAAATTTGAGTCTTATGGGACTTGTTGATATTAGGCAAGGTGATGGGACTTTTGTAAAAACAATCTCTCCTGATTTTTATATGAGACCTCTTCTGCCCATGATGATTCTTAATCCCCAAAATATGGATCAATTATATGATGCAAGAAGAGCGGTGGAATGTGGAGCTGCACGTTCGGCTGCATTATATCGTACATCCGATGATTTAAATAAACTTAAATATTACCAGGAACAAATGCAAAAATATTTTCATTCTTTTTCAAAAATATCAAAAGAACAGTATACTTCTGCTGACGAAGGTTTTCATTGTGCATTGATTGAGGCGTCCCATAATTTTTATTTTTCAAAAATATTTGAAACAATATACAGTATTTTGATTACTGGAATTAAGAAAACAAGTAGAACCCATGTGGGACGTAAAGCCTCAATTGTCGAGCATGCCAAAATTATAGAAGCCATTGAAAAACAGGATGCAGACCTTGCAGAATCATGTATGTCCGAACATCTTATAAATGCTAAAAAGTTTTATTTTGATGAATTAAACAATGAAATAGACAATGAAAACAATGAAGAAAACGATGTGAATGAGTAG
- a CDS encoding TRAP transporter large permease yields the protein MVTVLFISFIILLLLGVPIAFTLGIGSAISMAYSGEVPLMIIAQKVYSGLNNFNYMAIPLFLIAGNIMAEAQISNKLVALADLFVGRMRGGLASVSTGASAFFGAISGSAPATTAAIGSIMIPSMSEHGYKRDYSAAVVAASGCLGLIIPPSLTMVVYGVTAGVSIGRLFASGFVPGILIAIALMILNYFIAKRDNIPVRKTKYSKSEIIKIVKDSIIALMMPLIILGGIYSGIFTATESAAVACLYGVIVGLFVYRTLSLKQIFNIFMKSIENIAMILMLMATASIFGYIIAREEVPQRIAASVLGVTSNQYVIMFIVLVLLLIIGCFMDNVGALVLITPTLVEIARAANIDLIYFGVFMIIALAVGQITPPVGLNLFVATNVSKSKFEDVVRYVVPYIGVYVLLLIVFIFVPQLLMTF from the coding sequence ATGGTAACAGTATTATTTATCTCTTTTATTATACTATTATTATTGGGTGTACCTATCGCCTTTACTCTTGGCATAGGGTCAGCAATATCAATGGCATATTCAGGTGAAGTGCCATTAATGATTATTGCCCAGAAAGTATATAGTGGTTTGAATAATTTTAACTATATGGCAATCCCCCTTTTCCTGATTGCCGGAAATATCATGGCAGAAGCCCAAATTTCCAATAAATTGGTTGCTCTTGCAGATTTATTTGTTGGCCGTATGCGTGGAGGCTTGGCCAGCGTTAGTACCGGTGCGTCGGCTTTTTTTGGTGCCATATCAGGTTCTGCCCCAGCAACCACCGCCGCAATTGGTTCAATTATGATTCCTTCAATGAGTGAACATGGCTATAAGCGGGACTATTCAGCAGCTGTTGTTGCGGCATCAGGCTGTCTGGGATTAATTATTCCTCCAAGTTTGACCATGGTTGTTTATGGTGTTACTGCGGGTGTCTCAATCGGACGGTTATTTGCTAGTGGTTTTGTCCCAGGAATATTAATCGCCATAGCTTTAATGATTTTAAATTATTTCATTGCAAAGAGAGATAATATTCCTGTCAGAAAGACTAAGTACAGCAAGTCAGAAATCATAAAAATCGTAAAAGATAGTATAATAGCCCTAATGATGCCTCTAATTATTTTGGGGGGTATTTACTCAGGAATTTTTACCGCTACAGAATCAGCTGCTGTCGCATGTTTGTATGGTGTTATCGTAGGTTTGTTTGTATATCGTACCCTTAGTCTCAAACAAATATTTAACATTTTTATGAAGTCTATTGAAAATATTGCTATGATCCTAATGTTAATGGCAACTGCATCAATATTTGGTTATATCATAGCACGTGAAGAGGTGCCACAAAGGATAGCAGCTTCCGTACTTGGAGTAACTTCAAATCAGTATGTCATTATGTTCATAGTATTAGTACTTTTACTGATTATAGGCTGTTTTATGGATAATGTGGGTGCACTGGTATTGATTACTCCAACACTTGTGGAAATTGCGCGGGCTGCCAATATAGATTTGATTTATTTTGGAGTATTTATGATTATTGCACTGGCAGTAGGCCAGATTACTCCACCTGTAGGACTAAATCTGTTTGTTGCCACTAACGTCAGTAAATCAAAATTTGAAGATGTTGTGCGTTATGTTGTTCCATATATCGGAGTATATGTTCTGCTTCTTATAGTATTTATATTCGTGCCACAGCTGCTGATGACATTCTAA
- a CDS encoding TRAP transporter small permease produces MKVIEKINGFLRVICTVLLILMTSLVIFQVLSRKFLNISIAQVEEISRYCMIWVGLLGAALGISTKSHVAVELFRDKLPPKLQKAAILFSILVMALFFLILLFFGTQLSIQAMTQRSPSMPALKIGFIMFVVPITGAVALMNLAALFVQEVSSSSKSSMAGHSVKERS; encoded by the coding sequence ATGAAAGTCATTGAAAAGATTAATGGATTTTTACGAGTAATATGTACGGTTTTACTTATTTTAATGACCTCTTTAGTCATTTTCCAGGTGTTATCAAGAAAATTTTTAAATATTTCAATAGCCCAGGTGGAAGAAATCTCTAGGTATTGTATGATCTGGGTGGGTTTGCTGGGTGCCGCGCTTGGAATTAGTACAAAGTCCCATGTGGCAGTAGAATTATTCCGGGACAAACTACCACCCAAACTTCAAAAGGCTGCCATACTTTTTTCTATTCTGGTTATGGCTTTGTTTTTTTTGATACTGTTATTTTTCGGTACCCAATTATCTATTCAGGCAATGACTCAGAGGTCTCCATCAATGCCAGCTCTAAAAATAGGCTTTATAATGTTTGTAGTACCTATTACAGGTGCTGTTGCATTAATGAATCTAGCTGCCTTGTTTGTTCAGGAGGTAAGTTCTTCGTCTAAGTCTTCTATGGCGGGTCATTCTGTCAAAGAAAGGAGTTAA
- a CDS encoding TRAP transporter substrate-binding protein: MKKLLIFLLITSMALSMAACGGKSGSTSNTTPTSSGDNAASSGKVYEFKLGHTGAPNHHYQYMLEKFAEDVKTKTNGQIIISVFPSDQLGNQMESTEGTMLGTHDMVLTSDMVLSNWVPEMGILNLPFLFKDNTHLRKVLDGEIGQKFADLITPTGAFCLAFWDNGFRHITNSKRPINSPEDVKGLKIRVPEGEVYLDTFTALGAIPTVISFGELYSALQLNTVDGQENPPAHIITQKFYEVQKYVARTGHIHSCSPLLINKKKFDALPSDLQKILVDSAKEYAIKHTQYVEELEAEQWKEIEANGMEITDPDKAPFEEAVQPVIEKARKKFGSELIDAILELKE, from the coding sequence ATGAAAAAATTATTAATATTTTTATTAATCACATCTATGGCACTATCTATGGCGGCTTGCGGTGGCAAATCCGGATCAACCTCAAATACAACACCAACCTCTTCTGGAGATAATGCAGCCAGTTCGGGTAAAGTATACGAATTTAAGCTGGGACATACTGGCGCTCCAAATCATCATTATCAGTACATGCTGGAGAAATTTGCAGAAGATGTAAAAACGAAAACAAATGGCCAGATAATTATTTCTGTATTTCCTTCAGACCAACTGGGTAACCAGATGGAGTCCACCGAAGGAACAATGCTTGGAACACATGATATGGTGTTAACCTCTGACATGGTTTTATCAAACTGGGTTCCTGAAATGGGTATTCTGAATTTACCATTCCTGTTTAAAGATAATACTCATCTCAGAAAAGTATTGGATGGTGAAATTGGCCAAAAATTTGCTGACCTTATTACACCAACAGGAGCATTTTGCCTTGCCTTCTGGGATAATGGATTCAGACACATTACCAATTCCAAGCGTCCGATTAATTCACCGGAAGATGTAAAAGGCTTAAAGATCAGAGTTCCTGAAGGTGAAGTGTACCTGGATACTTTCACTGCGCTAGGTGCCATCCCAACAGTTATTTCATTTGGTGAATTATATTCTGCGTTACAATTGAATACAGTTGATGGACAGGAAAATCCGCCGGCTCATATTATTACACAGAAATTCTATGAAGTTCAAAAGTATGTCGCACGAACAGGTCATATTCATTCATGTTCACCTTTATTAATAAACAAGAAAAAGTTTGATGCGTTGCCTTCCGACCTTCAAAAAATTCTGGTTGACTCGGCAAAAGAGTATGCAATCAAACATACACAGTATGTTGAAGAGCTGGAAGCTGAGCAATGGAAAGAAATTGAAGCAAATGGAATGGAAATTACAGATCCGGATAAGGCTCCATTTGAAGAAGCAGTTCAACCAGTCATTGAAAAGGCCAGGAAAAAATTTGGATCTGAACTCATTGATGCAATTCTTGAACTAAAAGAATAA
- a CDS encoding asparaginase gives MKKIALISTGGTIASKVDEKTGKLMAGEQTGEELLSKCNLNSKGLCNRVQVVVRSLYQIPSNQMSFEKNINLFKVMKQMAAEENCDGFVVTHGTDTLEESAYFLSLLWDLDIPLVITGSQYSPTENNTDAFHNITNALIVASSDDSRGLGVLVSFNDRIFTARYVTKIHASNINGFGAPRNGPIGIVDEGHVHYFSRPFLNKTYRIGDKLPNVEIIKEYMDMDNSIIDYYVSRGASGLIVEAFGRGNTTLGTAERIKSAIEKGVIVVITTSCPDGEVAPVYGYKGGLNDLLMMGAISGHDYTSKKARIKLMVLLASGITNKNDIQIEFDKN, from the coding sequence ATGAAAAAAATAGCATTGATTAGTACAGGTGGTACTATCGCAAGCAAAGTTGATGAAAAAACAGGGAAACTTATGGCCGGTGAACAAACCGGTGAAGAGCTTTTATCCAAATGCAACCTTAATAGTAAAGGTTTATGCAATAGAGTACAAGTTGTTGTCAGGTCACTCTATCAAATTCCAAGTAATCAAATGTCTTTTGAAAAAAATATAAATTTATTTAAAGTAATGAAGCAAATGGCGGCAGAAGAGAATTGTGATGGTTTCGTTGTGACACATGGAACCGATACTCTTGAAGAGTCTGCTTATTTTCTTTCCTTGTTATGGGACTTGGACATACCGCTGGTTATTACAGGTTCACAATACAGCCCCACAGAAAATAATACAGATGCATTCCATAATATAACCAACGCATTAATTGTCGCTTCTTCTGACGATAGCCGTGGGTTAGGCGTATTAGTATCCTTTAATGACAGGATATTTACAGCCAGATATGTTACAAAAATACATGCATCAAATATTAATGGATTCGGGGCTCCTCGTAATGGCCCAATAGGTATAGTTGATGAAGGACATGTTCATTATTTTAGCCGTCCATTTTTAAATAAAACCTACCGTATAGGGGATAAATTGCCAAACGTTGAAATTATCAAAGAATATATGGATATGGATAATTCAATTATTGATTACTATGTGTCCAGAGGAGCATCAGGATTGATTGTTGAAGCATTTGGGCGCGGCAATACAACTTTAGGGACTGCGGAAAGAATTAAATCTGCAATAGAGAAAGGAGTGATAGTTGTTATCACAACTTCTTGTCCAGATGGGGAGGTTGCACCAGTTTATGGATACAAGGGGGGATTAAATGATCTATTGATGATGGGAGCTATAAGTGGTCACGATTATACATCGAAAAAGGCACGGATAAAATTAATGGTCCTATTGGCTAGTGGTATTACAAATAAGAATGATATTCAAATTGAATTTGACAAGAATTAA
- the pdxA gene encoding 4-hydroxythreonine-4-phosphate dehydrogenase PdxA, with the protein MNRPIIGIPMGDPAGIGPEIVLKALRNKELYGICKPLIIGDIRVLKHIDTVIGSGLVLNSVSHPDQGIYSPGTADVLSLDNVELSKLKYGKVLAMAGKAAYDYIVESARLASSGEIRAIATAPINKEAIKNAGIKFIGHTEMYAALTNTNDPLTMFEVRNMRVFFLSRHVSLREACNMVTKDRIVDYLVRCNQALTQLGLKKKVIAVAGLNPHNGENGLFGDEEVNHIIPAVNEAREKGIDAVGPVPADSVFAQALKGKYDAVLSLYHDQGHIATKTVDFERTISLTIGMPFLRTSVDHGTAFDIAGKGIASSVSMEEAIRLAALYGKNYGI; encoded by the coding sequence ATGAACAGACCAATAATAGGTATACCTATGGGTGATCCGGCTGGTATAGGCCCGGAAATAGTATTAAAGGCACTTAGAAACAAAGAATTATACGGTATTTGTAAGCCATTGATAATTGGAGATATAAGAGTTTTAAAGCATATTGATACTGTCATAGGTTCAGGACTTGTATTGAATTCAGTATCTCATCCGGATCAGGGTATTTACAGCCCTGGAACTGCTGACGTATTATCTTTAGACAACGTGGAATTGTCAAAACTTAAATACGGCAAAGTACTGGCTATGGCTGGTAAAGCCGCATATGATTATATTGTTGAGTCGGCAAGATTGGCCTCATCCGGCGAAATAAGGGCAATTGCTACAGCTCCTATAAATAAGGAGGCTATAAAGAATGCCGGTATTAAATTCATAGGACATACTGAAATGTATGCCGCTCTTACAAATACCAATGATCCCTTAACCATGTTTGAAGTAAGGAACATGAGGGTGTTTTTCCTTTCAAGGCACGTCTCCCTAAGAGAAGCCTGCAATATGGTAACAAAAGACCGGATTGTAGATTATCTGGTACGATGCAACCAGGCTTTAACGCAGCTTGGACTTAAGAAGAAAGTTATTGCTGTTGCAGGGCTCAATCCCCATAATGGTGAGAATGGACTATTTGGAGATGAGGAAGTAAATCATATTATACCTGCTGTAAATGAGGCAAGAGAGAAAGGGATCGATGCAGTAGGACCTGTTCCTGCAGATTCTGTTTTTGCTCAGGCTTTAAAGGGTAAATATGATGCAGTTCTGTCTCTTTATCATGATCAGGGTCACATAGCAACAAAAACCGTTGATTTTGAGAGAACCATTTCTTTGACCATCGGCATGCCTTTTTTGAGAACTTCAGTGGATCATGGAACTGCTTTCGATATAGCGGGAAAAGGAATAGCCAGCTCTGTAAGTATGGAGGAAGCCATTAGATTGGCGGCCTTATACGGAAAGAACTATGGAATTTGA
- a CDS encoding TIGR03960 family B12-binding radical SAM protein, whose protein sequence is MTVRLTDEILQSVEKPSRYIGNEWNSVHKNTGEIKVRFAFCFPDIYEIGMSHLGMKILYHLLNERPDTWCERVFAPWVDMERIMRSENIPLFALESHDPVKDFDMLGFTLQYEMSYTNIVNMLDLAGIPIRASQRGENHPFVCAGGPCAYNPEPLAEVIDFFLIGEGEDAINEIIDTYISWKGKKLPRKNFLEMVAAIEGVYVPSFYDINYNSDGTIKEIIPKSDRYPAKIRKRIIINLDDVYYPEKPIVPFTGIVHDRIMLEVFRGCIRGCRFCQAGYVYRPVREKSSGKLTETAKKLVESTGYDEISLTSLSTSDYTSLEELTQNLIDDMEPKKVSLSLPSLRIDSFSLNLMEKAQKVRKGGLTFAPEAGTQRLRDVINKGVTEEDLMNSVSTAFLGGWGSVKLYFMLGLPTETAEDIEGIGDLAEKVVKIYRETPKEKRGKKLEVTVSTSYFVPKPFTPFQWEAQDTMEVLREKQKILKNKIKNRAIIFTWNDPELSFLEAVYARGDRRTGEVLIKAWEKGCKFDSWDENFKFNKWMEAFNECGIDPTFYANRKREYDEIFPWEHIDIGVTKQHLIRENKKAYQGKLTENCRVNCSGCGAAIFGGGICIE, encoded by the coding sequence ATGACAGTAAGACTAACAGATGAAATACTTCAGAGTGTAGAAAAACCTTCAAGATACATTGGCAATGAATGGAATAGTGTTCATAAAAACACCGGAGAAATAAAAGTCAGATTCGCTTTTTGTTTCCCTGATATATATGAGATAGGCATGTCCCATCTTGGTATGAAAATATTATATCATTTGCTGAATGAAAGACCGGATACCTGGTGTGAAAGAGTATTCGCACCCTGGGTGGATATGGAAAGAATAATGAGGAGTGAGAATATCCCTCTCTTTGCACTGGAATCTCATGATCCGGTAAAAGATTTTGACATGTTGGGATTTACCTTGCAATATGAAATGAGTTATACAAATATTGTCAATATGCTTGACCTTGCAGGTATACCAATCAGAGCATCCCAAAGAGGAGAAAATCATCCATTCGTCTGTGCAGGAGGACCTTGTGCCTATAATCCGGAGCCTCTTGCAGAGGTAATTGACTTTTTCCTTATAGGAGAAGGAGAAGATGCAATTAATGAGATTATTGACACATATATATCCTGGAAAGGTAAAAAGCTGCCAAGGAAAAACTTCTTAGAAATGGTAGCTGCCATAGAAGGGGTATATGTCCCGTCTTTTTATGATATAAATTATAATTCCGACGGCACAATTAAAGAAATAATACCCAAAAGTGACAGGTATCCGGCCAAAATAAGAAAACGGATAATAATAAACCTTGATGATGTATATTACCCTGAAAAGCCCATAGTTCCTTTTACAGGAATTGTTCATGACAGAATAATGCTGGAGGTTTTCAGAGGGTGTATAAGAGGTTGCAGATTTTGCCAGGCTGGTTATGTTTACAGGCCAGTAAGGGAGAAATCTTCAGGGAAACTTACAGAAACCGCAAAAAAATTGGTAGAAAGTACCGGCTATGATGAAATATCTTTAACATCTTTAAGTACCAGCGACTATACCTCTCTTGAAGAACTGACCCAGAATCTTATTGATGACATGGAGCCAAAGAAAGTAAGCCTTTCACTCCCATCGCTGAGAATAGATTCTTTTTCCCTGAATTTGATGGAAAAAGCTCAGAAAGTAAGAAAGGGAGGACTAACTTTTGCACCTGAAGCAGGGACTCAAAGATTGAGAGATGTCATTAATAAAGGTGTAACAGAAGAAGATCTGATGAATTCTGTTTCTACCGCTTTTTTAGGCGGTTGGGGCAGTGTCAAGCTATATTTCATGCTGGGTCTTCCTACAGAAACCGCTGAAGATATAGAAGGCATTGGAGATCTTGCGGAGAAGGTTGTAAAAATTTACAGGGAGACACCAAAAGAGAAAAGAGGAAAAAAACTGGAAGTTACTGTGAGCACTTCTTATTTCGTTCCAAAGCCATTCACCCCTTTTCAGTGGGAAGCTCAGGATACCATGGAAGTTTTGAGAGAAAAACAGAAAATACTAAAAAATAAGATTAAGAACAGAGCTATAATTTTTACCTGGAATGATCCTGAACTCAGTTTTTTAGAAGCTGTTTATGCGAGAGGAGACAGAAGGACAGGTGAAGTTCTTATTAAAGCATGGGAAAAAGGATGCAAATTTGACAGCTGGGATGAAAACTTTAAATTTAATAAATGGATGGAAGCCTTTAATGAATGTGGTATAGATCCAACCTTCTATGCAAACAGAAAAAGAGAGTATGATGAGATTTTTCCATGGGAACACATAGATATAGGCGTGACCAAACAGCATTTAATTAGAGAAAATAAAAAAGCCTATCAGGGGAAATTAACGGAAAATTGCAGGGTAAATTGTTCGGGATGTGGAGCAGCCATATTTGGGGGAGGTATATGTATTGAGTAG